Within the Gossypium raimondii isolate GPD5lz chromosome 12, ASM2569854v1, whole genome shotgun sequence genome, the region GATAAGTTCCCCGGATATTATAATATCCGCAAAGTCCTTTGTGGCGCTTCCTACCAATTTATCGTAAAATGGCGCTTTGGTAGTATTAATGAAGAGGACTGTTATCTCTGTCTTAGTTAACGGAGGCTCTACCTGAGCCGAGAtatccctccatctttgtgcatATTGCCGAAAAGTCTCTGTCGGCTTCTTTTCCATCATTTGTAAAGTTAGTCGATCAGGCACCATATCCGATACATGCCTATATTGCTCACAGAATGCTGAAGCCAAATCCTTCCATGATCGGATTCTCTCTCTACTGAGTTGATTATACCATCGAAGGGCTGAGCCAACCAAACTATCTTGAAAGCAATGCACCAACAATTTATCATCGTTTACATAACCAGTTATCTTTCGGTAAAACATGATCAGATGCGCCTTTGGACATCTTGTTCCGTCATACTTCTCAAAATCAGGTGCCTTAAATTTTGGGGGTAGGACCAAATCAGGTACCAAACTGAGCTCTTTGGCACTCAAAGCAGAGAAAACTTCAGCGCCTTCTACTGCCTTGATCCTCTCCTCCAGGATCCTATACTTATCCTGAGCGTTATTGTCATCAATTCTCAGCCTTGCTACTTCTACAGGATCATCTAGGTCTGGAATAATTGGATCTGAAGGATTAGCCCTAGGGTTCGATACAAACATTCCTTGTCCTAAATGAGCAGATGGAGCAGGATGTTGTTCCAGGCCTGTAGGTTCCCTTTAGGGGTATCCTCTTCGCATTGCGTGGACATGAGGTGGAGTAAATCCTGGGGGATAAAGTGGGTCTTGATTAACTCTTGATTGAGGCGGCTCTACGACATCAGGGCTCTGCATAGGTCCCTTTCATTTGACCAAGGCCGTcatcatttccatcattttggccatttgatCCCTTTGCTCTAGCGATTCCTCTCGAGATCTCACCATCAAATCTCTTGCCTCTTGCTGCGACTTGGCCAGTTGCTCCTGCAACTCTCTTTGGTTTCTTTCCATCCTTTCCATCCTTTCATTGAGTTCGGCATCCATAGTTCTAGCTCTTAAGCGCGTCCTATAGGAGTGACGTGATTCCAGACTCATAGTGTGGTAACTGTGGATTAGATGGTTTTAACCTTAGCGAATGATTAGGGAGATATGAGCAtgtaatgaatgaatgaataaataattgatGAATGTTAATCATgcgtaaatatgcaaaaataggTGTTGATTCCAAAATGGCCCCATACTTGGGCGTTTCATTTATCAAAAGAGTCTATTACAAAAAGTTTTGCCATATTAGTTTTACAGTTACACAAACTTCTTAGCCACATCGCATTGCTTCTTTATACGTTCCAGGAACTCCGATATGCTTGATCTTTGGCTTGGAGGGTATTGGCAACTGAGAACTTCCGCTTCATCTGACAAATGTACTACATGCGCAGCCGCCCTACGAATTTCATTGATCAAATTGCCGATATGCATATCCTTTTCTTGGAGGGCTCTTTTATAGGCGCGAACATCTCTGTCATGCTGGCCATTCTTCTCTTCTAAAGCTCTCAAGAGGTCATCCAAATGTTGCTGATGAGCTTGCAGTGTACTTTCTAGACTTCgaatttttccttttagctCTTGATGCTCAGACTGACTAGCCGTTAGTTCTCTGATCCACAGCCAGATTCAACGTTCTTCTTCCTCAACTCTATCATAGTACATGcag harbors:
- the LOC105762226 gene encoding uncharacterized protein LOC105762226, whose protein sequence is MFVSNPRANPSDPIIPDLDDPVEVARLRIDDNNAQDKYRILEERIKAVEGAEVFSALSAKELSLVPDLVLPPKFKAPDFEKYDGTRCPKAHLIMFYRKITGYVNDDKLLVHCFQDSLVGSALRWYNQLSRERIRSWKDLASAFCEQYRHVSDMVPDRLTLQMMEKKPTETFRQYAQRWRDISAQVEPPLTKTEITVLFINTTKAPFYDKLVGSATKDFADIIISGELIENTVKSGRMESPESSRGGTAPPSYPVYAVNNQRPFTVFPPNTMPAQSQPKNEQRPARLNPERPQFTRIPVSYGELYPKLLEKQLISPHYMAPLKPPFLKWYDPNANCMYHAGNQGHSTENCLVFKRRVQGLIDTGVLRFDGVSNVTRNPLPNHTSGNVNAVTNEDNWRAKVHVAEVRTPLRKVWEMMIENGLLCPPSKILK